A window of Candidatus Pantoea floridensis contains these coding sequences:
- a CDS encoding ABC transporter permease subunit: protein MTSETARVKSPTLKRALMSDLLQTVGILPILILIVAVFGFVTPNFFTEGNLLNITRQASINIVLAAGMTFVILTGGIDLSVGSMLGTTAVVAMVVSLDPAFASLTIPAALGAGLIMGLFNGVLVAWAGLPPFIVTLGTYTAMRGAAYLLANGTTVINSDINFEWIGNGYLGPVPWLIVIAFAVIALCWFILRRTTLGVHIYAVGGNVQAARLTGIKVSVVLLFVYAMSGLLSGLGGLMSASRLYSANGNLGVGYELDAIAAVILGGTSFVGGIGTITGTLIGALIIATLNNGMTLMGVSYFWQLVIKGAVIIIAVLIDKYRTRHHVG, encoded by the coding sequence ATGACCAGTGAAACCGCACGCGTAAAAAGCCCGACGCTCAAGCGCGCGTTAATGAGCGACCTGCTGCAAACCGTCGGCATCCTGCCGATTCTCATCCTGATCGTGGCGGTGTTTGGCTTTGTCACGCCGAACTTCTTCACCGAGGGCAATCTGCTCAACATCACACGTCAGGCTTCGATCAATATCGTGCTGGCGGCGGGCATGACTTTTGTGATCCTCACCGGCGGCATTGATTTGTCGGTGGGATCGATGCTCGGCACCACGGCAGTGGTGGCGATGGTGGTGTCGCTCGATCCGGCATTTGCGTCGCTCACTATTCCGGCGGCCTTGGGTGCCGGGCTGATTATGGGGTTGTTCAACGGCGTTCTGGTGGCGTGGGCAGGGCTACCGCCCTTTATTGTTACGCTGGGTACCTATACCGCGATGCGCGGCGCGGCCTATCTGCTGGCCAACGGCACCACGGTGATTAACTCCGACATCAATTTTGAGTGGATAGGCAACGGCTATCTCGGGCCGGTGCCGTGGCTGATCGTTATCGCCTTTGCGGTGATTGCGCTGTGCTGGTTCATTCTGCGTCGCACCACGTTGGGCGTACACATCTACGCGGTGGGCGGCAACGTGCAGGCGGCGCGCCTCACCGGTATCAAAGTTAGCGTGGTGCTGCTGTTTGTCTACGCCATGAGCGGCTTGCTGTCCGGACTCGGTGGGCTGATGAGCGCCTCGCGCTTGTATAGCGCCAACGGCAACCTCGGCGTCGGTTATGAGCTGGATGCGATTGCAGCGGTGATCCTTGGCGGCACCAGTTTTGTCGGCGGTATCGGCACCATCACCGGTACGCTGATTGGTGCGCTCATCATTGCCACGTTGAATAACGGTATGACGCTGATGGGCGTCTCCTATTTCTGGCAGTTAGTGATAAAGGGCGCGGTGATCATTATCGCGGTGCTGATCGATAAGTATCGGACACGGCATCACGTGGGTTGA
- a CDS encoding ABC transporter substrate-binding protein, which yields MRFNPIVTGLLAATLFSAGVAQAKELKSIGVTVGDLANPFFVQITKGAELKARELAGDKVNVTLVSSGYDLGQQVGQIDNFIAAKVDMIILNAADSKGIAPAVKRARDAGIVVVAVDVAADGANATITSDNTAAGAMACKYISDRLKAKGNVVIINGPPVSAVQNRVEGCMNELKTHPDIKLLSYNQNAKGSREGGLEVMTGLLSANPKIDAVFAINDPTAIGADLAAKQAQRNEFFIVGVDGSPDGEEALKRKGSLFVATPAQDPQVMAAKAVEIGYDILQGKPAPDKPVLIPVTMIDRNSVSSYKGWTVK from the coding sequence ATGCGTTTTAATCCGATTGTAACCGGGCTGCTGGCGGCGACGCTGTTCAGTGCTGGCGTGGCTCAGGCAAAAGAACTGAAATCTATCGGCGTGACGGTGGGCGATCTTGCCAACCCGTTCTTCGTGCAGATCACCAAAGGCGCAGAGCTCAAGGCGCGGGAGCTGGCGGGCGACAAGGTCAATGTGACGCTGGTGTCCAGCGGCTACGATCTTGGCCAGCAGGTGGGCCAGATTGATAACTTTATCGCCGCCAAAGTGGACATGATCATCCTTAACGCCGCCGATTCCAAAGGCATTGCGCCGGCGGTGAAACGTGCGCGTGACGCCGGCATTGTGGTGGTGGCGGTCGACGTGGCGGCTGACGGCGCCAACGCAACCATTACCTCCGATAACACCGCCGCCGGGGCGATGGCGTGTAAATACATCTCCGATCGCCTGAAAGCCAAAGGCAACGTGGTGATCATCAACGGGCCGCCGGTCTCTGCGGTGCAGAACCGTGTCGAAGGCTGCATGAACGAGCTGAAGACTCATCCTGATATCAAACTGCTCTCTTATAACCAGAACGCTAAAGGCAGCCGTGAAGGTGGCCTGGAAGTGATGACCGGCCTGCTATCTGCTAATCCGAAGATTGATGCGGTATTCGCCATTAACGATCCCACGGCGATTGGGGCTGATTTAGCCGCGAAACAGGCGCAGCGTAACGAGTTCTTTATTGTTGGCGTCGATGGATCGCCAGACGGTGAAGAAGCGCTGAAACGCAAAGGCTCACTGTTCGTCGCAACGCCGGCTCAAGACCCGCAGGTGATGGCAGCGAAAGCGGTCGAGATCGGTTACGACATTCTGCAGGGTAAACCAGCGCCGGATAAGCCGGTGTTGATCCCAGTGACGATGATCGATCGTAATAGCGTAAGCAGCTACAAGGGCTGGACGGTGAAATAA
- a CDS encoding D-lyxose/D-mannose isomerase, with product MQRSEVNAILQRTREFFIRQDVHLPPWADFGLAQWRALDKQAADELLALHLGWDVTSFGADDFTQTGLTLFTLRNGSRGGRPWGKPYAEKIMHVREGQITPMHYHPQKMEDIINRGGGNLIVTLHNRAGNQLADTAVNVTLDGIRQTHAAGSQLRLSPGESVTLLPGIWHSFWGEEGYGDVLVGEVSMPNDDEHDNVFLTPLARFNPLDEDEEPRWLLCNDYHRWLA from the coding sequence ATGCAACGCTCTGAAGTGAATGCGATTTTACAACGTACCCGCGAATTTTTTATACGTCAGGATGTGCATCTGCCGCCGTGGGCCGATTTCGGCCTCGCGCAGTGGCGCGCGCTGGATAAACAGGCCGCCGATGAACTGCTGGCGCTGCACCTCGGCTGGGATGTCACCAGCTTCGGTGCCGACGATTTTACGCAAACCGGTTTAACCCTGTTCACCCTGCGCAACGGCTCACGCGGCGGCCGGCCGTGGGGCAAGCCCTATGCCGAGAAGATCATGCATGTGCGCGAAGGGCAGATCACGCCCATGCATTACCACCCGCAAAAGATGGAAGACATCATCAATCGCGGCGGCGGCAATCTGATCGTCACGCTGCATAACCGGGCGGGCAATCAGCTGGCCGATACGGCGGTGAATGTCACGCTGGATGGCATCCGCCAAACCCATGCCGCCGGTTCGCAGTTACGCTTATCGCCCGGCGAAAGCGTCACCTTGCTGCCGGGCATCTGGCACAGCTTCTGGGGCGAAGAGGGTTACGGCGACGTGCTGGTGGGTGAAGTCTCAATGCCCAACGACGACGAACATGACAATGTTTTTCTCACGCCGCTGGCGCGCTTTAATCCGCTTGATGAAGATGAAGAACCGCGCTGGCTGTTGTGTAACGACTATCACCGCTGGCTGGCATAA
- a CDS encoding ketose 1,6-bisphosphate aldolase — MALISLAQGLTHAQQNSYALGAFNVLDTHFLRALFQAAEQQRSPFIISIAEVHFKYVSLEHLVAAVRTEAALHDIPVVLHLDHGLHFEAVMQAIRLGFTSVMFDGSTLSYDENVRQTREVVKMCHALGVSVEAELGAVGGDEGGALFGEADSDKFTDPAQAADFVRSTGIDCLAVAIGNAHGKYKGEPKLDFDRLAAIRTTAGIPLVLHGGSGISDADFRRAISLGINKINFYTGMSQAALGAIETQISQRDARYDAFAELLMAVERDIANVVAQQMQVFGSAGRA; from the coding sequence ATGGCACTGATTTCCCTGGCGCAGGGGTTAACTCATGCGCAGCAAAACAGTTACGCGCTCGGCGCGTTCAACGTCCTCGACACGCATTTCCTGCGGGCGCTCTTTCAGGCGGCAGAGCAGCAGCGCTCACCGTTTATCATCAGCATCGCCGAGGTGCATTTTAAATATGTCAGCCTTGAACATCTGGTGGCGGCGGTGCGCACCGAAGCGGCGCTGCACGACATTCCGGTGGTGCTGCATCTCGATCACGGCCTGCATTTTGAGGCGGTGATGCAGGCGATTCGTCTCGGCTTTACCTCGGTGATGTTTGATGGATCGACGCTCAGCTACGACGAAAACGTGCGCCAGACGCGCGAAGTGGTGAAGATGTGCCACGCGCTCGGCGTGTCGGTGGAAGCGGAGCTCGGTGCGGTGGGCGGCGATGAAGGCGGTGCGCTGTTTGGCGAAGCTGACAGCGATAAATTCACCGATCCGGCGCAGGCCGCTGACTTTGTCCGCTCAACCGGTATTGATTGCCTGGCGGTGGCGATTGGCAACGCACACGGCAAATACAAAGGCGAACCGAAGCTCGATTTCGACCGGCTGGCGGCGATTCGTACCACGGCGGGCATTCCGCTGGTGCTGCACGGCGGTTCAGGGATCAGCGATGCTGACTTCCGTCGTGCCATCAGCCTTGGCATCAACAAAATTAACTTCTACACCGGCATGTCGCAGGCAGCGCTGGGCGCGATTGAAACGCAGATTAGCCAGCGTGATGCACGCTATGACGCCTTTGCCGAGCTGTTGATGGCGGTGGAACGTGATATCGCCAACGTGGTGGCGCAGCAGATGCAGGTGTTCGGCAGCGCCGGGAGGGCCTGA
- a CDS encoding carbohydrate kinase family protein, translating to MARNGIIGAGSMLVDHVQRISHWPEQGWLTEIHHSEKCSGGAALNVLFTLARMQVNLPLAAVGMVGEDSDGEYIVQRLDEHHIDRQFVQQTRLSSTAMTQVMTAPDGQRTFFHARGANAQLDLAHFAAVVTPHRIFHLGYLLLLDSLDVPDDDYGTRSARLLAQMQQRGYLTSLDLVSRAGEYRPLVLPALRWLDYLVINELEAQSLTGVQLRTAHGLAAPEAFAVAAAWLMQQGVRQRVVIHAPEGAWGQQTNGEGRWQPAWCLTPEEIVGSVGAGDAFCAGVLYASHEGWSLAETLKLAHTCASFNLHAANALDGTRPLAEMQRWMDQAICVSRAEEAGRMTSAEKT from the coding sequence ATGGCGCGTAATGGCATCATCGGGGCGGGCAGCATGCTGGTGGACCACGTACAGCGTATCAGCCACTGGCCGGAGCAGGGCTGGCTGACGGAAATTCATCACAGCGAAAAATGCAGCGGTGGGGCGGCGCTCAATGTGCTGTTTACGCTGGCGCGCATGCAGGTGAATTTGCCGCTGGCGGCCGTGGGTATGGTCGGTGAAGACAGCGATGGCGAGTATATTGTGCAACGGCTGGACGAACATCACATCGATCGTCAGTTTGTGCAGCAAACGCGCCTTAGCAGTACCGCGATGACCCAGGTGATGACCGCGCCGGATGGCCAGCGCACTTTCTTTCACGCGCGCGGCGCGAATGCACAGCTCGACCTGGCACATTTTGCCGCCGTTGTGACGCCTCACCGCATCTTCCATCTGGGATATTTGCTGTTGCTGGATAGTCTCGATGTGCCCGACGACGACTATGGCACGCGCAGCGCACGTTTATTGGCGCAAATGCAGCAGCGCGGCTACCTCACCTCACTCGATCTGGTCTCGCGCGCGGGGGAATATCGTCCGCTGGTGCTGCCCGCGCTGCGTTGGCTCGATTATCTGGTGATCAATGAGCTGGAAGCGCAATCGCTGACCGGCGTGCAATTACGGACAGCGCATGGTCTTGCTGCGCCGGAAGCTTTCGCTGTCGCTGCGGCATGGCTGATGCAGCAGGGCGTGCGTCAGCGTGTGGTGATCCATGCACCGGAAGGCGCGTGGGGACAGCAAACCAATGGGGAAGGGCGCTGGCAGCCAGCGTGGTGCTTAACGCCAGAAGAGATTGTGGGCAGCGTGGGGGCGGGCGATGCGTTCTGCGCTGGCGTGTTGTATGCCAGCCATGAAGGCTGGTCGCTAGCGGAAACGCTGAAGCTGGCGCATACCTGTGCCAGTTTTAATCTGCATGCCGCAAATGCGCTGGACGGCACCCGGCCACTGGCCGAGATGCAGCGCTGGATGGATCAGGCGATCTGCGTTTCGCGCGCCGAAGAGGCTGGTCGCATGACGTCGGCGGAGAAAACGTAG